The following coding sequences lie in one Lolium perenne isolate Kyuss_39 chromosome 2, Kyuss_2.0, whole genome shotgun sequence genomic window:
- the LOC127329118 gene encoding uncharacterized protein: METRSESAALALGSIGATLLTVLSRDHRYIGGGRAQLLHRCTQTYSRTHHVRNHRPPPHLPARATPVRPSVHGAPTAPPPALLRPHLAHRAPRFRTAIEPPASSPPILRQSDLLTEALGAESLDPDDVAMDGVAAVVAQDPPCKREQREPEDDADQGFVMPRRTRSGRVFPPPISVIGRGGRPWLTLRAHREDGRLVLREMRLPSQELLQPCREDGRFKLFRHPEAGGRCFVAGAGSPTAAQD, from the coding sequence ATGGAGACCCGCTCAGAGTCAGCCGCTCTCGCTCTCGGCTCCATCGGCGCTACTCTCCTCACTGTTCTCTCTCGCGATCACAGATACATAGGCGGCGGCCGGGCACAGCTGCTGCACCGGTGCACCCAGACGTACTCCCGCACTCACCACGTACGCAACCACCGACCACCACCGCACCTCCCAGCGCGCGCGACGCCCGTCCGTCCGTCCGTCCATGGCGCCCCCACCGCTCCACCTCCCGCCCTACTTAGGCCCCACTTGGCCCATCGCGCGCCCCGGTTCCGCACCGCCATTGAGCCCCCCGCCAGCTCTCCACCCATCCTCCGACAGTCCGACCTCCTCACCGAGGCGCTCGGGGCCGAGAGCTTAGACCCGGACGACGTCGCCATGGACGGCGTCGCTGCGGTCGTAGCCCAGGACCCGCCTTGCAAGAGAGAGCAGCGTGAGCCTGAGGACGACGCCGACCAAGGTTTCGTGATGCCGAGGCGGACGAGGAGCGGGAGGGTGTTCCCTCCACCGATTTCGGTGATCGGCAGGGGCGGGCGCCCGTGGCTGACTCTCCGGGCGCACCGGGAGGACGGCCGGCTCGTGCTGCGGGAGATGCGGCTGCCGTCGCAGGAGCTGCTCCAGCCATGCAGGGAGGACGGGAGGTTTAAGCTGTTCAGGCACCCGGAGGCCGGCGGCCGATGCTTCGTTGCCGGCGCCGGATCACCCACCGCGGCGCAGGACTAG